The Pyrus communis chromosome 9, drPyrComm1.1, whole genome shotgun sequence genome has a segment encoding these proteins:
- the LOC137744502 gene encoding 1-acyl-sn-glycerol-3-phosphate acyltransferase 2-like encodes MAIAAAAVIVPLGLLFFVSGLVVNLIQGICFILVRPLSKNTYRRINRVVAELLWLELVWLIDWWAGVKIQVYTDPETFRLMGKEHALVICNHRSDIDWLVGWVLAQRSGCLGSTLAVMKKSSKFLPVIGWSMWFSEYLFLERSWAKGENTLKVWVHMLYLYKHCTLYAQYTGTH; translated from the exons ATGGCGATTGCAGCTGCAGCTGTCATCGTTCCACTGGGCCTGCTCTTCTTTGTATCAGGCCTCGTAGTCAATCTCATTCAG GGGATTTGCTTCATTCTTGTTCGGCCGCTGTCTAAGAATACATACAGAAGGATCAACAGAGTGGTGGCAGAATTGTTGTGGCTCGAACTCGTTTGGCTCATTGATTGGTGGGCGGGTGTCAAG ATCCAAGTGTACACAGACCCTGAAACCTTTCGTTTAATGG GTAAAGAACATGCACTTGTCATATGCAATCATAGAAGTGATATTGATTGGCTTGTTGGATGGGTCCTGGCTCAG CGGTCAGGTTGCCTTGGCAGCACCTTAGCTGTAATGAAGAAATCATCAAAGTTCCTTCCG GTCATAGGGTGGTCAATGTGGTTTTCTGAGTATCTCTTTTTGGAAAGAAGCTGGGCCAAAGGTGAAAACACTTTAAAGGTATGGGTGCATATGTTGTATTTGTACAAACATTGTACTCTATATGCACAATACACAGGCACACATTAA
- the LOC137744501 gene encoding cellulose synthase-like protein G2, whose protein sequence is MENSKVPLHLCHVHKLSNFINRTHILVHSIALVFLISYRASFFFQHPKTKATTLPWLLVFASEVLLAFEWLLSQSYRWRTVSRTVFPERLPEDDKLPPIDVFICTADPEKEPTVGVMNTVLSAMAMDYPPEKLHVYLSDDAGAAVTLNGMREAWRFAKWWLPFCKRYGIKCTAPEAYFSAGEDDGDENGGFGGSEFVQEKEHIKEKYEAFKKSVTENARIGDTRSNSRRDHSAVIEVIQETSSDNVDAIQANEAKNKPLLIYVSREKRPSQPHHFKAGALNVLLRESGVISNSPYILGLDCDMHCHDASSARQAMCFHLDPKISHSLAFVQFPQKFCNISNNDIYDSQLRSTFKVHKNSRTKLCINQLYVICTNVLWKGYDGLGGPCVSGTGYYIKRVSLCESSISEAGDAMKLRQCFGPSNEFIKSLRQINKPDRMFVQRNNAQPNETQLLASCAYEDGTKWGKEVGFLYGSVVEDYFTGFHLHCKGWISVYCDPKRPQFLGSGTTNLDDFLVQGTRWSSGLVDVAISKFNPLIYGPFKMPTFLHSMCYAELALFPIFYFLSLWGFATIPQLCLLNGIPLYPQVSNTYFIVFAFIFLSSHSKHLYEVLATGSTFRHWVNEQRIWMMKSITSHLYGSVDAFMKKLGIREASFFPTNKVDDVEQLKRYNMGVFDFQTSLLFLVPMVALIILNMASFAVGIARGIFVGELDKMFIQVFIPFYVIVMNYPIIEGMLIRKDKGSIPLSVTLVSALVSLIFYFFGSIIFM, encoded by the exons ATGGAGAATTCTAAGGTACCTCTCCATCTCTGCCACGTCCACAAGCTTTCAAACTTCATCAACCGGACACATATCCTCGTCCACTCGATCGCTCTAGTCTTCTTGATTTCCTATAGagcctctttcttcttccaacACCCCAAAACCAAAGCCACAACCCTACCATGGCTTCTTGTCTTTGCCTCGGAAGTCCTCCTTGCCTTCGAATGGCTCCTCAGCCAATCATACCGATGGCGGACAGTTTCGCGAACTGTGTTCCCAGAGAGGCTTCCGGAGGATGACAAGCTTCCGCCGATTGACGTGTTTATTTGCACCGCGGATCCGGAGAAGGAGCCAACCGTGGGGGTAATGAACACGGTGTTATCTGCCATGGCAATGGACTATCCACCAGAAAAGCTTCACGTGTATCTCTCTGATGACGCTGGTGCTGCCGTGACTTTGAATGGGATGAGAGAGGCTTGGAGGTTTGCAAAGTGGTGGCTTCCGTTTTGTAAGAGGTATGGAATCAAGTGTACGGCTCCGGAGGCTTATTTCTCTGCAGGAGAGGATGACGGGGATGAGAACGGTGGTTTTGGGGGCAGTGAGTTCGTACAAGAGAAAGAGCATATTAAG GAGAAATACGAGGCGTTTAAGAAAAGTGTGACAGAAAATGCAAGGATTGGGGACACTAGGAGCAATAGTCGTCGAGATCACTCTGCGGTAATTGAG GTAATACAAGAAACGTCCAGTGATAATGTTGATGCAATTCAAGCAAATGAAGCCAAAAATAAGCCTCTTCTTATTTATGTTTCTCGTGAAAAAAGACCTTCTCAACCTCATCATTTCAAGGCCGGAGCGCTCAATGTTCTT CTACGTGAGTCGGGAGTTATAAGCAATTCGCCTTACATATTAGGTTTAGATTGTGACATGCATTGCCATGATGCAAGTTCGGCTCGGCAAGCAATGTGTTTCCACCTTGACCCCAAGATATCACACTCTCTAGCATTTGTTCAATTTCCTCAAAAATTTTGCAACATCAGTAACAACGATATCTATGACAGTCAGTTGAGATCAACATTTAAGGTACATAAGAACTCAAGGACCAAACTTTGCATCAATCAATTATATGTCATATGTACAAAT GTGCTATGGAAAGGTTATGATGGGCTTGGAGGGCCATGCGTGTCTGGTACTGGCTACTACATCAAGAGGGTGTCCTTATGTGAAAGTTCCATTAGTGAAG CCGGGGATGCAATGAAACTtagacaatgttttggtccatCCAATGAGTTCATCAAATCCCTCCGCCAAATAAACAAGCCTGATCGTATGTTCGTCCAAAGAAATAATGCACAGCCAAATGAAACCCAACTACTAGCATCTTGTGCTTATGAAGATGGCACCAAATGGGGCAAAGAG GTTGGCTTCTTATACGGTTCAGTGGTGGAAGATTACTTCACGGGGTTTCATTTGCATTGCAAAGGTTGGATTTCAGTGTATTGTGATCCAAAAAGGCCACAATTCTTGGGCAGTGGCACCAccaatttggatgattttttggtCCAAGGGACAAGATGGTCTTCCGGCTTGGTTGATGTTGCTATCTCGAAGTTTAATCCTCTTATATATGGCCCTTTCAAAATGCCCACTTTTCTTCACAGCATGTGTTATGCAGAACTTGCCCTTTTCCCCATTTTCTATTTCTTGTCGCTCTGGGGCTTTGCTACCATTCCTCAACTCTGCCTACTCAATGGCATTCCTTTATACCCTCAG GTCTCAAATACTTATTTCATTGTATTTGCGTTCATATTCCTATCATCCCATTCTAAACATTTATATGAGGTGCTCGCAACGGGGTCAACATTTCGACATTGGGTAAATGAGCAGAGGATATGGATGATGAAGTCAATCACATCCCATTTATATGGTAGTGTGGATGCTTTCATGAAGAAACTTGGAATAAGAGAAGCCAGTTTTTTTCCAACGAATAAAGTCGACGACGTCGAACAACTCAAGCGTTACAATATGGGAGTATTTGATTTCCAAACATCACTACTATTTCTTGTTCCAATGGTTGCCCTAATCATCTTGAACATGGCATCGTTTGCTGTGGGGATTGCTAGAGGGATCTTTGTGGGGGAGTTGGACAAGATGTTCATACAAGTTTTCATACCCTTCTATGTCATAGTAATGAACTACCCTATCATTGAAGGAATGCTTATAAGGAAAGACAAAGGAAGCATTCCACTCTCTGTTACCCTAGTATCTGCCTTAGTTTCcctcattttctatttttttggttCTATTATTTTCATGTAG